cttgatAAGAAAAAACTGAAAAAGGTGGAGTTTATCCGAGCTCAAATTTGGTGTTAATTGAATCTTTTCACCAGTCCATAATGTGAGCTGTGTTTCGAATTGCCACTGAAGAGAACAAGTACAGAAATGGAGTCGAAAAGGTTAATGAACCTACCTCTGAAGATAAACAACATATATGCTACACAACTATCTGAACACAACATGATTGCCCCCTCATTTTAGATTTATACCCTTCATTTAAAGTATCATTTCTGATTTGACATTGGCATCAACAACATACACGCTTCATAACTCTCAAGGCATAGTAACTCACAAAGTTTCAGGCAAATTTTAGAATCTTAAACTTCTGACATGGGAATGGAGAGACTGACAGGAGCTTGTTTCCACAAATCCATGGCAAAGTCATTGAAAGTGAATATAGGCTATCATAGAAAATTTTCAGCGCAGCTAATATAATACCCggactctttatttttcataaagtATTTAAATTGGACACTGTATAATACATATGAAAATATGATCTTCCTGTATGAAAGTCCTTTAAAATTGATCATGCTCATGTAGGAGTAGGACACATCTGCATCCAAGACTCATCCAAATCAGGGTAAATACAGGCTAAAAGTTCATAACTGTTATGAACAATTCACAACCGTTTACTGATATTGTCCCATATCCAACACTCATTTGAGTAAAACTATGATAAACAATTGCAACCCTTACCCTACTAATGTTGTCCTATCATTCCAAGCCAATAATTCCATTATCAGGCCACAAAAATCTCAATAACAACACTAGTTAATGTCATTTACAATTAAAAAGGCTACAGTATTGACAattagcaaaaataataaattctcaTAGGATAGAAAACAGAATAAATCTATTTATGATCTAGCCTTACATTATATTGTCCAAAGGAGGTTCAATCTTACCCCCCAAAGATTTGAAGCACAACTTCCATAAATTGGGCAACAAAATCTCAAATGTCCTACAAAGACCTAACACATATCTCATTAGAACCACCTCGAATGCAACTTACCAAATCCTGAAACATTCACTTGGATGGATTGGAAAAACATTAAACAAGTGAATTTTACCAGGTTCAAGCAGCAATAACTAAGCTAATTCCATTTACAATTATCTAGAAGACCACAAAGCTAACATCTTGACAAAATAGCAATAAATTCTCATACCATAGGGAGACAGAGAagctctgttttttttttgttgtttttcacATTTGCTTGTTCAAGATCCATCTTGTCTAACATTATCCAATGGAGATTCGGTTAAACTTCCATTGCCATGCAACTGCTGAGCCAAACTCCTCTTCTTCTCCAACTCTCCATTATTATCCCCAAACAATTGCTTCCTATAAATCTGATGGAGCCTCCCAAACAAGTCCTTCTTAATCGACTCGAATGCCATATCCAACCTTTCCAACTGCTCCAAAGCGTTCTGGTTATACATAAACAACCCATAATACAAATCAAAGCTATCCCCTTTAGTATTCTCCACCAAATTCAACAATGTCTCGTACCCTTTGGTGTTAATAGGCGAAGACTCCAACCCGAACTTCTCCAGCACTCTCCCCATGGTATGGGTCACGAACTGAGACCCCGCCGCGTACTTATCATGCTCCATGCAACTCATCTCCACCATTCTACACCCTTCTTTCTCGAAAATATCCAAAAACTTGTCGCATCTCTTTATCCGACTCTCCTCATCCCCGATCCTCACTTTGTCGTAGACAAAAGGAAGCCCCGCCCACGAGGTTTTACCACTTTCGGGTCCAAACATGGGATGGGTACACAAGATATCGAAATCTGGGGGTAAATACTTCAAGAAAAGGTTCCTGGGGAACTCTTTAACAGAAAGCACGTCGACGAAAAGGGTGTTGCGACGCAGTCGTTGAAAGGGCAGTTTCTGAAGAAGAGTTTCAGTGGAAAGGATGGAAGTAGAGAGAAGGACGACGTCAGGGTGTTGCTCGAAAAGGTCGTGTGGGTCGGCGTAGAAGGAAACGCCGAGGTGGTTAGCGAGGTCGGCGTAGTTAGTTCTGGAGTGGGCGAGGAGAGTGTGATGGCGGAGGAAAGTTTTGGATAGGAATTGGCCGAAGTTACCGAAGCCGATAATGGCGATCTTGAGGGAAGTTGATTGAATGTAGCGGTTTTTGAGATGGGACTCGTAGTCGAATGGTTGAGCTGCGTCTATGCAGTTGATATGGAAGGAAGGGAAATGGGGGGATTTGGAGGGAGTGGGGAGAGACGTTAGTGGGAGAGGGAGAGAAATGGAGTGGGAAAAGGAGAGGTAAGGGAGGGGTTGGGGATTCACAGATCTTATGGTTGTGGGAGAGAAAATCAACATGGTTGAATTCTGGAATTTCAGTttcaaaattgaatgaattgtgagATTTCCTTTTCTTATTCAATAACAATTAGAATAATTCAAAGAATGGCTCAAGTGTCGccaaatgtttatttttatattattcaaaaatatcaatttttaaaatgtaagaaaataaacttttacatttttttggtgttttttttttttcatttgttcaaagATCACTTGTACAGTTGTACATCACCAAAGGCAAATGTAAAGGGGAGGGAGGCCTAACCCCCAAAAATgacaattataattttaccctttgtaaattattaaattattataaatttattttaaagtaaaaa
The genomic region above belongs to Gossypium hirsutum isolate 1008001.06 chromosome D05, Gossypium_hirsutum_v2.1, whole genome shotgun sequence and contains:
- the LOC107906447 gene encoding arogenate dehydrogenase 2, chloroplastic, which translates into the protein MLIFSPTTIRSVNPQPLPYLSFSHSISLPLPLTSLPTPSKSPHFPSFHINCIDAAQPFDYESHLKNRYIQSTSLKIAIIGFGNFGQFLSKTFLRHHTLLAHSRTNYADLANHLGVSFYADPHDLFEQHPDVVLLSTSILSTETLLQKLPFQRLRRNTLFVDVLSVKEFPRNLFLKYLPPDFDILCTHPMFGPESGKTSWAGLPFVYDKVRIGDEESRIKRCDKFLDIFEKEGCRMVEMSCMEHDKYAAGSQFVTHTMGRVLEKFGLESSPINTKGYETLLNLVENTKGDSFDLYYGLFMYNQNALEQLERLDMAFESIKKDLFGRLHQIYRKQLFGDNNGELEKKRSLAQQLHGNGSLTESPLDNVRQDGS